A single region of the Plantactinospora soyae genome encodes:
- a CDS encoding mycothiol-dependent nitroreductase Rv2466c family protein, translating into MEKITFLFDPRSPWCYQTSRWARRLEALGAIELDWGLLSLEVVNLHADEDPAALDAEYGAALRTAILLRDRYDRAEMGRFYSALGTLMWESEPPAAGPDGPVAAPTSAASSRAALAAIGRDPALVDAAVGDPATWTAVLDEHRGWQERVRAFGVPTLVFGGGVGPAVFGPVIRELPDDETCLELWTHFSGLVGYDYLFEVKRRKELSLRADLPAAVWRADLRIQAMRAARAAQAPGAPHEGASLEWTMSTLRR; encoded by the coding sequence ATGGAAAAGATCACCTTCCTGTTCGACCCGCGTAGCCCGTGGTGCTACCAGACCTCCCGCTGGGCCCGCCGGCTGGAGGCGCTCGGCGCCATCGAACTCGACTGGGGGCTGCTCTCCCTGGAGGTCGTCAACCTGCACGCCGACGAGGACCCGGCGGCACTCGACGCGGAGTACGGCGCCGCGCTGCGTACCGCGATCCTGCTGCGCGACCGGTACGACCGGGCCGAGATGGGTCGGTTCTACAGCGCGCTCGGCACACTGATGTGGGAGTCGGAGCCACCGGCCGCCGGTCCCGACGGACCGGTCGCCGCGCCGACCAGCGCGGCGAGTTCCCGGGCCGCCCTGGCCGCGATCGGCCGCGACCCGGCCCTGGTCGACGCGGCGGTCGGCGACCCGGCGACCTGGACCGCCGTCCTCGACGAGCATCGCGGCTGGCAGGAGCGGGTACGCGCGTTCGGCGTCCCCACCCTGGTCTTCGGCGGCGGCGTGGGGCCGGCCGTCTTCGGCCCGGTCATCCGGGAACTGCCGGACGACGAGACCTGCCTCGAACTCTGGACCCACTTCTCCGGCCTGGTCGGCTACGACTACCTTTTCGAGGTCAAGCGCCGCAAGGAGCTGAGCCTCCGGGCCGACCTACCCGCCGCCGTCTGGCGGGCCGACCTCCGGATCCAGGCGATGCGCGCCGCCCGCGCCGCCCAAGCCCCGGGCGCCCCCCACGAAGGCGCCAGCCTCGAGTGGACAATGTCCACCCTCCGTCGGTAA
- a CDS encoding MerR family transcriptional regulator, with protein MRAGELARVAEVTVRALRYYEKVGLVVPVRLPNGYRDYDPVAVRQVREIRELTSLGLSVEETRPFVECLASGHGSGDECPASLAAYRHAIDELSVRIVRLTQRRDALAGHLRAAAERSIPKGVQPFSAGYGLDGRPVRCDPPIPSDDGTADRLAGVRLPNVTLPASDGSTVALTALGAGRTVLYVYPLTGRPGVDLPEGWDTIPGARGCTAEACGFRDHHEELVGAGAARVYGLSSQPGHYQREVVDRLRLPFTMLADPEFAVRDALRLPTFPAGGLTLYRRLTMIVSRGVIEHVFYPVYPPAQHAFEVLDWLRTHPESTE; from the coding sequence GTGCGAGCAGGAGAGTTGGCCCGGGTGGCCGAGGTGACGGTCCGGGCGTTGCGGTACTACGAGAAGGTCGGCCTGGTGGTTCCGGTCCGGCTGCCGAACGGCTACCGGGACTACGACCCGGTGGCGGTCCGCCAGGTGCGCGAGATCCGGGAGCTGACCAGCCTGGGGCTGTCGGTCGAGGAGACCCGGCCGTTCGTCGAGTGTCTGGCCAGCGGGCACGGCTCGGGTGACGAGTGCCCGGCGTCGCTGGCGGCGTACCGGCACGCGATCGACGAACTGTCCGTGCGGATCGTCCGGTTGACGCAGCGCCGGGACGCGCTGGCCGGACACCTGCGGGCCGCCGCCGAACGATCGATACCGAAAGGCGTGCAGCCCTTCTCCGCCGGTTACGGGCTCGACGGCCGACCGGTCCGGTGTGACCCGCCGATCCCGTCCGACGACGGGACGGCGGACCGGTTGGCCGGGGTACGGCTGCCGAACGTGACACTGCCGGCCAGCGACGGCTCGACGGTCGCCCTGACGGCGTTGGGCGCCGGACGGACCGTGCTGTACGTCTATCCGCTCACCGGTCGCCCCGGCGTGGACCTGCCGGAGGGCTGGGACACCATCCCCGGGGCCCGGGGCTGCACGGCCGAGGCGTGTGGGTTCCGCGATCATCACGAGGAACTGGTCGGCGCCGGCGCGGCCCGGGTCTACGGCCTCTCCTCGCAACCCGGCCACTACCAGCGGGAAGTGGTCGATCGGCTGCGCCTGCCGTTCACCATGCTCGCCGATCCGGAGTTCGCGGTACGCGACGCGCTGCGGCTGCCGACCTTCCCCGCCGGTGGGTTGACGCTGTACCGGCGACTGACGATGATCGTCAGCCGGGGTGTGATCGAGCACGTCTTCTATCCGGTGTACCCGCCGGCCCAGCACGCCTTCGAGGTCCTCGACTGGCTACGGACCCATCCGGAAAGTACAGAGTGA
- a CDS encoding ABC transporter ATP-binding protein, with protein sequence MTTAIQPGAATSGVDPEPPLLAIEDLSVTFQTRDQIVYAVRGVDLTVTAGQTLAVIGESGSGKTVTSRAVLGLLPRTATVRGSIRLGDRQMVGVGEKELRQCLGREVGMIFQDPARSLNPTMRIGNQITEAIRVHLPLGRREARERAIELLAMVRLPAPARRFHEYPHQLSGGMRQRVMIAIALACQPRLLIADEATTALDVTTQAQIMDLLLDLQQRFDMGLVLISHDMGLAASYADEIAVMYAGRVVERAPTRRMISHVRMPYTRALLDATPRLERPPHAPLPVISGRPPDLTVLHEGCAFAPRCFRVQEHCRTDRPALDEQEPDHEWACFFPCEDER encoded by the coding sequence ATGACCACTGCCATCCAGCCGGGCGCCGCGACCAGCGGAGTTGACCCGGAGCCGCCACTGCTGGCCATCGAGGACCTCTCGGTGACCTTCCAGACCCGGGACCAGATCGTCTACGCGGTCCGTGGGGTCGACCTCACCGTGACCGCCGGGCAGACGCTCGCGGTGATCGGCGAGTCCGGTTCCGGCAAGACCGTCACCTCCCGGGCCGTGCTGGGCCTGCTGCCCCGGACCGCCACCGTCCGTGGTTCGATCCGGCTCGGCGACCGGCAGATGGTCGGGGTCGGCGAGAAGGAGCTGCGGCAGTGTCTCGGCCGGGAGGTCGGGATGATCTTCCAGGACCCGGCCCGGTCGCTGAACCCGACGATGCGGATCGGCAACCAGATCACCGAGGCGATCCGGGTACACCTGCCGCTGGGCCGGCGCGAGGCCCGGGAACGCGCGATCGAACTGCTCGCGATGGTCCGGCTGCCGGCACCGGCGCGGCGGTTCCACGAGTACCCGCACCAGCTCTCCGGCGGAATGCGGCAACGGGTCATGATCGCGATCGCCCTCGCCTGCCAGCCGAGACTGCTGATCGCCGACGAGGCGACCACCGCGCTGGACGTCACCACCCAGGCGCAGATCATGGACCTGCTGCTCGACCTCCAGCAGCGCTTCGACATGGGGCTGGTACTGATCAGCCACGACATGGGGCTGGCCGCCTCGTACGCCGACGAGATCGCCGTGATGTACGCCGGCAGGGTGGTCGAGCGTGCCCCGACCCGACGGATGATCTCGCACGTCCGGATGCCGTACACCCGGGCACTGCTGGACGCGACACCCCGGCTGGAACGCCCGCCGCACGCCCCGCTGCCGGTGATCTCCGGCCGGCCGCCGGACCTGACGGTGCTGCACGAGGGCTGCGCCTTCGCACCGCGCTGCTTCCGGGTGCAGGAGCACTGCCGAACGGATCGGCCCGCCCTGGACGAGCAGGAGCCGGACCACGAGTGGGCCTGCTTCTTCCCATGTGAGGACGAGAGATGA
- a CDS encoding mycothiol-dependent nitroreductase Rv2466c family protein: protein MEAIKIYFDPRCPWCYLTTKWAWRLAELGEVELDWGLFCLEILNLPEGADPLELEAISGPALRCAVAIRRKAGSTAIGAFYRALSRRTWESRPPAPDLVVAVRESVVEAGFDEVLFDEAMADPGTWAEVVADHQGLIGRARSIGVPTIALDGGDGPMIFGPVLNRMPSDEDAVELWRHVSWLVRYDSFSELKRGRLGAPTLPAIFHDDGARTPWWPWGQRPWAAPEPEAETDQPAAAPDQPVVASTGKNGVQG from the coding sequence GTGGAAGCCATAAAGATCTATTTCGACCCCCGGTGCCCGTGGTGCTACCTGACCACCAAGTGGGCCTGGCGACTGGCGGAACTCGGCGAGGTCGAACTCGACTGGGGACTCTTCTGCCTGGAGATCCTCAACCTTCCGGAGGGCGCCGACCCGCTCGAACTGGAGGCGATCTCCGGACCGGCGCTGCGCTGTGCGGTGGCGATCCGGCGTAAGGCGGGCTCCACGGCGATCGGGGCGTTCTACCGGGCGTTGTCCCGGCGTACCTGGGAATCCCGGCCGCCCGCCCCGGACCTGGTGGTGGCGGTCCGGGAGTCGGTGGTCGAGGCCGGCTTCGACGAGGTGCTGTTCGACGAGGCGATGGCCGATCCGGGAACCTGGGCCGAGGTCGTCGCCGACCACCAGGGACTGATCGGCCGGGCCCGGAGCATCGGCGTACCCACCATCGCGCTCGACGGCGGCGACGGTCCGATGATCTTCGGCCCGGTGCTGAACCGGATGCCCAGCGACGAGGACGCGGTCGAACTCTGGCGGCACGTCTCCTGGCTGGTCCGGTACGACAGCTTCTCCGAACTCAAGCGGGGCCGGCTCGGCGCCCCGACACTGCCGGCGATCTTCCACGACGACGGTGCCCGTACGCCGTGGTGGCCCTGGGGTCAACGGCCCTGGGCCGCCCCCGAGCCGGAGGCCGAAACGGATCAGCCGGCGGCGGCTCCAGATCAACCGGTAGTGGCGTCGACGGGGAAGAACGGAGTGCAGGGATGA
- a CDS encoding GNAT family N-acetyltransferase, with amino-acid sequence MISTTPLGQDDRASWERLFAGYNAFYGRTWPASRYEIAWREFQRDDRVHALGARLDGQLVGITHFLVHASTTSPDVCYLQDLFTDPDARGRGVARALIHSVREWARQQGCDRLYWHTRQDNHTARRLYDQITDNHDFIVYAVPLGGSDNAGAPVTGDASTREPDSQPF; translated from the coding sequence TTGATCAGCACCACTCCCCTCGGCCAGGACGACCGCGCGAGCTGGGAACGGCTCTTCGCCGGCTACAACGCCTTCTACGGGCGGACCTGGCCGGCGTCCCGTTACGAGATCGCCTGGCGGGAGTTCCAGCGGGACGACCGGGTGCACGCGCTCGGGGCCCGGCTGGACGGTCAGTTGGTCGGCATCACCCACTTCCTCGTACACGCCAGCACCACCTCGCCCGACGTCTGTTACCTCCAGGACCTGTTCACGGACCCGGACGCACGCGGCAGGGGCGTCGCCCGCGCACTGATCCACAGCGTGCGGGAGTGGGCCCGCCAACAGGGCTGCGATCGGCTGTACTGGCACACCCGGCAGGACAACCACACCGCCCGCCGGCTCTACGACCAGATCACCGACAACCACGACTTCATCGTGTACGCGGTGCCGCTGGGCGGCTCGGACAACGCGGGTGCTCCCGTTACCGGTGACGCCAGTACCCGCGAACCCGACTCGCAGCCCTTCTGA
- a CDS encoding ABC transporter substrate-binding protein, translating to MRRRNVLLRLALVASVGLALAACGGSGGNGATGNGGADGKITVGGYNYKTLDPGGTGYISKSVPISLDIYGSLFDPPESKDGDFVPDLATGYKYGDDLKTLTIDLRQGVTFSDGTPFDAEAVVYNFERYKSAESPNAQYFKQMSSVTASGEHQVTMTFSEPTATMIAFLTYTPATLIGSPTAHKKIGQQQFGLKPVGAGPFEIVSHKPGEELVLKPFEKYWDRSNVHLAEVKYINTSPEAQVSYQHVASGSIDSVQVSGVSTPPNVLDDAKANQEIATIAGENTLYAFLPINTYKPPFNRPEARQAINYCTDRDSIAKNVQRGWVTPAYVLAGADSLYYPDGGVDGAKAQFPYPFDPAKGKALVDQLGGLEFSLLNIGGHSQVISNALAQQWQQCGIRAQVKAVQGPQLSEAYSDGTYQMAYAFSGGINDPQFYTSFQSPSTPQGKHGFAREHPEVPELIQSANQTLDAAVRQTTWRKVWSTMNDLGVDIPIISGPNYTFQSKCLADVDFAAVGAQFRSARLTC from the coding sequence ATGAGACGACGAAACGTACTCCTCCGGCTGGCCCTGGTCGCGAGCGTCGGGCTCGCCCTGGCCGCCTGCGGCGGGTCCGGTGGCAACGGCGCCACCGGCAACGGCGGCGCGGACGGCAAGATCACCGTCGGTGGGTACAACTACAAGACCCTCGACCCGGGCGGCACCGGCTACATCAGCAAGTCCGTGCCGATCTCGCTGGACATCTACGGCTCGCTCTTCGACCCGCCGGAGTCCAAGGACGGCGACTTCGTCCCGGACCTGGCCACCGGCTACAAGTACGGCGACGACCTCAAGACGCTCACGATCGACCTGCGCCAGGGCGTGACCTTCTCCGACGGTACGCCGTTCGACGCCGAGGCGGTGGTCTACAACTTCGAGCGCTACAAGAGCGCGGAGTCGCCGAACGCCCAGTACTTCAAGCAGATGTCGTCGGTCACGGCCAGCGGCGAGCACCAGGTCACGATGACGTTCAGCGAGCCGACCGCGACCATGATCGCCTTCCTGACGTACACCCCGGCGACGCTGATCGGCTCGCCCACCGCGCACAAGAAGATCGGCCAGCAGCAGTTCGGGCTGAAGCCGGTCGGTGCCGGGCCGTTCGAGATCGTCAGCCACAAGCCGGGCGAGGAACTGGTCCTCAAGCCGTTCGAGAAGTACTGGGACCGGAGCAACGTCCACCTGGCCGAGGTCAAGTACATCAACACCAGCCCCGAGGCGCAGGTCTCCTACCAGCACGTCGCCTCCGGCTCGATCGACAGTGTGCAGGTCAGTGGCGTCTCCACCCCGCCGAACGTGCTGGACGACGCGAAGGCCAACCAGGAGATCGCCACCATCGCCGGGGAGAACACCCTCTACGCCTTCCTGCCGATCAACACGTACAAGCCGCCGTTCAACCGGCCGGAGGCACGGCAGGCGATCAACTACTGCACCGACCGGGACTCGATCGCCAAGAACGTGCAGCGTGGCTGGGTCACCCCGGCGTACGTACTGGCCGGTGCGGACAGCCTGTACTACCCCGACGGCGGGGTGGACGGGGCGAAGGCGCAGTTCCCGTACCCGTTCGATCCGGCCAAGGGCAAGGCGCTGGTGGACCAGCTCGGTGGGCTGGAGTTCAGCCTGCTCAACATCGGTGGCCACTCGCAGGTGATCTCGAACGCGCTGGCCCAGCAGTGGCAGCAGTGCGGGATCAGGGCACAGGTCAAGGCGGTGCAGGGGCCGCAGCTCAGCGAGGCGTACTCGGACGGCACCTACCAGATGGCGTACGCCTTCAGCGGCGGCATCAACGACCCGCAGTTCTACACCTCGTTCCAGTCCCCGTCCACGCCGCAGGGCAAGCACGGGTTCGCCCGGGAGCACCCGGAGGTGCCGGAGCTGATCCAGTCGGCCAACCAGACCCTCGACGCGGCGGTACGGCAGACGACCTGGCGCAAGGTCTGGTCGACGATGAACGACCTCGGGGTCGACATCCCGATCATCAGCGGGCCGAACTACACCTTCCAGTCCAAGTGCCTGGCCGACGTCGACTTCGCGGCCGTCGGTGCCCAGTTCAGAAGTGCCCGACTGACCTGTTAG
- a CDS encoding MFS transporter, with product MGSGADVAGTAIDSGTDPPGLGGLGLLRRNRAFRTLWSARVISYAGDSLSLVALMLHVAESTGQAFAIALLLLVGDFAPALLGPLTGALSDRFDLRRVMIGAELVQGGVLLLIAVLLPPLPVLLALVAVRAIAGQVFQPASRAAVPALVRDRDLESANAGIGFGTNGGEAIGPLLAAALFPLVGVRGVLLVDAVSFLLSAVLLSSLPGLPAAPADGAARGSLLRDARAGLGYLWSTPIVRTILLGFCAVVAFNGVDDVALVLLATDTFRAGNSAVGLLLGAVGIGLFAGYLLLARYGVRAHMAGLLIAGFAVSSVGNLLTGLAWAVGAALLLQAVRGLGIAAMDVATNTLLQRAVPERMLGRVFGNLYGAVGVAAALSYLGGALLLDATSAPTTLLVAGAGGTLATIVTAWALHRSWHRAAGSAQPDQRT from the coding sequence GTGGGAAGCGGGGCTGACGTGGCGGGTACGGCCATCGACTCCGGTACCGACCCGCCCGGCCTGGGCGGACTGGGGCTGTTACGGCGTAACCGAGCCTTCCGGACGCTCTGGTCGGCCCGGGTCATCTCGTACGCCGGTGACTCGCTGAGCCTGGTCGCGCTGATGCTGCACGTGGCGGAGAGCACCGGCCAGGCGTTCGCGATCGCGTTGCTGCTGCTCGTCGGCGACTTCGCGCCGGCACTGCTCGGCCCGCTCACCGGTGCGCTCAGCGATCGGTTCGACCTGCGACGCGTGATGATCGGCGCCGAACTGGTCCAGGGTGGGGTGCTGCTGCTGATCGCCGTACTCCTGCCACCGCTGCCGGTGCTGCTGGCGCTGGTGGCGGTCCGGGCGATCGCCGGGCAGGTGTTCCAGCCGGCCTCCCGGGCCGCGGTGCCGGCGCTGGTCCGCGACCGGGACCTGGAGTCGGCCAACGCCGGCATCGGGTTCGGCACCAACGGCGGGGAGGCGATCGGACCGCTGCTCGCGGCGGCGCTGTTCCCGCTGGTCGGCGTACGCGGGGTGCTGTTGGTCGACGCCGTCTCGTTCCTGCTCTCGGCGGTCCTGCTCAGCTCGCTGCCCGGTCTGCCGGCGGCCCCGGCCGACGGCGCGGCGCGCGGGTCGCTGCTCCGGGACGCGCGGGCGGGCCTGGGCTACCTCTGGTCGACCCCGATCGTCCGGACGATCCTGCTGGGTTTCTGCGCCGTCGTGGCGTTCAACGGTGTCGACGACGTCGCCCTGGTGCTCCTGGCCACCGACACCTTCCGGGCCGGAAACTCGGCGGTCGGGCTGCTGCTCGGCGCGGTCGGGATCGGGCTGTTCGCCGGCTACCTGCTGCTGGCCCGGTACGGAGTACGCGCGCACATGGCCGGACTGCTGATCGCCGGGTTCGCGGTCAGCAGTGTCGGGAACCTGCTCACCGGACTGGCCTGGGCGGTCGGCGCGGCCCTCCTGTTGCAGGCGGTACGCGGACTCGGCATCGCGGCCATGGACGTCGCCACCAACACGCTGCTGCAACGGGCCGTACCCGAACGGATGCTCGGCCGGGTCTTCGGCAACCTGTACGGCGCGGTCGGGGTGGCCGCCGCGCTGTCCTACCTGGGTGGCGCCCTACTGCTCGACGCCACCTCGGCCCCGACCACCCTGCTGGTCGCCGGGGCCGGCGGCACGCTGGCCACCATCGTCACCGCCTGGGCGCTGCACCGGAGTTGGCACCGGGCCGCCGGCTCCGCGCAGCCGGATCAGCGGACGTAG
- a CDS encoding ABC transporter permease, which produces MSDTLTRSAGQPARTPSRPGRLFGLLNRSPAVRVVGKRVLQSIPVVWGATFITFCLMNLLPGNAAVALLGDDATPEQVAALSARLNLDEPFLLRYFQWLGNALTGDLGNSLQNNEAVTTILGRALPVSLELVVLAFALALLLAVPTAVVAAKRPGGFADRIGMQISMFGLSVPNFVFALVLVLVFAVSLRILPAVGYVPVAQGLGQNLRAMILPATAIAFALFCEYTRVLRADIVDQMAREDYITTARAKGVGSWQVLIRHALRNSVFSLLTIVGLQFGALIGSTVIIEQMFGLPGMGQGLLQAINSRDIPVVQAYVVVMACFVVGANLVTDLLYAVLDPRIRHGRPTA; this is translated from the coding sequence ATGTCTGACACGCTGACCCGGTCAGCCGGTCAGCCGGCCCGGACGCCGTCCCGTCCGGGCCGGCTGTTCGGCCTGCTCAACCGCTCGCCGGCGGTACGGGTCGTCGGTAAACGGGTGCTCCAGTCGATCCCGGTGGTCTGGGGCGCCACCTTCATCACCTTCTGCCTGATGAACCTGCTGCCGGGCAACGCCGCCGTCGCGCTGCTCGGCGACGATGCCACCCCGGAACAGGTCGCGGCGCTCTCCGCCCGGCTCAACCTGGACGAACCCTTCCTGCTCAGGTACTTCCAGTGGCTCGGCAACGCGCTGACCGGCGACCTCGGCAACTCGTTGCAGAACAACGAGGCCGTGACCACGATCCTGGGCCGGGCCCTGCCGGTCTCGCTGGAACTCGTCGTCCTGGCGTTCGCGCTGGCGCTGCTGCTCGCGGTGCCTACCGCGGTCGTCGCGGCGAAGCGGCCCGGTGGATTCGCCGACCGGATCGGGATGCAGATCAGCATGTTCGGGCTCTCGGTGCCGAACTTCGTCTTCGCCCTCGTCCTGGTCCTGGTCTTCGCGGTCAGCCTGCGGATCCTGCCGGCGGTCGGCTACGTGCCGGTCGCGCAGGGCCTCGGGCAGAACCTGCGGGCCATGATCCTGCCGGCCACCGCGATCGCGTTCGCGCTGTTCTGTGAGTACACCCGGGTACTGCGGGCCGACATCGTCGACCAGATGGCCCGGGAGGACTACATCACCACGGCCCGGGCCAAGGGCGTGGGCAGTTGGCAGGTGCTGATCCGGCACGCCCTGCGCAACTCGGTCTTCAGCCTGCTGACCATCGTCGGGCTCCAGTTCGGCGCCCTGATCGGCAGCACGGTGATCATCGAGCAGATGTTCGGCCTGCCCGGCATGGGCCAGGGCCTGCTCCAGGCGATCAACAGCCGGGACATTCCGGTCGTCCAGGCGTACGTGGTGGTGATGGCGTGCTTCGTCGTCGGCGCCAACCTCGTCACCGACCTGCTCTACGCCGTCCTCGATCCAAGGATTCGCCATGGCCGTCCAACCGCCTGA
- a CDS encoding TIGR03086 family metal-binding protein: MDLLGELDKALDTFEKRLVAVGPDQWTGATPCTEWDTSALVRHVIEGNAHCGQLLRGEEVDRTPVTGDLTEAWRASTPVIRSAFREPGAMTAEVRLPKRTVSGEQFLIMRISGLVVHSWDLARAIGFDEAMDDGLVRVAYGFFAPAAAQGSLPADRFGAPLPEAVPDADLQTRLLLACGRNP; this comes from the coding sequence ATGGATCTGCTCGGAGAGCTGGACAAGGCTCTGGACACCTTCGAGAAGCGGCTGGTGGCGGTCGGCCCGGACCAGTGGACCGGGGCCACCCCGTGCACCGAGTGGGACACCTCGGCGCTGGTCCGGCACGTGATCGAGGGGAACGCGCACTGCGGCCAGCTGCTGCGCGGCGAGGAGGTGGACCGGACCCCGGTCACCGGGGACCTGACCGAGGCCTGGCGGGCCAGCACCCCGGTGATCAGGTCGGCGTTCCGGGAGCCGGGCGCGATGACCGCCGAGGTACGGCTGCCGAAGCGGACGGTGAGCGGCGAGCAGTTTCTGATCATGCGGATCAGCGGGCTGGTCGTACACAGCTGGGATCTGGCCCGGGCGATCGGGTTCGACGAGGCGATGGACGACGGGTTGGTCCGGGTCGCGTACGGGTTCTTCGCGCCGGCCGCCGCGCAGGGGAGCCTGCCGGCCGACCGGTTCGGGGCGCCGCTGCCGGAGGCCGTACCCGACGCTGACCTGCAGACCCGGTTGCTGCTCGCCTGCGGACGTAACCCGTGA
- a CDS encoding ABC transporter permease, producing MAVQPPDLAANASSGSSGNRAGLGTGPGGADPTGAGPTATTPPGRNRGRGRGRRERTGRDIWIPGAILGLIMLACFLWPLVYRDLPSPTTGSLLHANLPPFSPGHLLGTDPLGNDIVARLLYGGRVSLEVGLTSNLIGLVLGGSLGMFAAFKGGWLETLTMRVLDMLIAFPSLVLVLVVSTYLTPSKLNVIWAISFFSIPTFARLARAATLRLREQVYVVAARLAGQRDGTILVRHIAPNVLPQLLTYSLLWVAAAITIEASLSFLGFGVPASEPSWGMMISRGQAYISSNPELVLIPSACLFLTIVCLNTLGDALRARTGAP from the coding sequence ATGGCCGTCCAACCGCCTGACCTCGCCGCGAACGCCTCATCAGGGTCCTCCGGGAACCGGGCCGGGCTCGGCACCGGTCCGGGCGGGGCGGACCCGACCGGTGCCGGACCCACCGCCACCACCCCGCCGGGCCGGAACCGGGGCCGTGGTCGCGGCCGGCGGGAACGTACCGGCCGGGACATCTGGATTCCCGGGGCCATCCTCGGGCTGATCATGCTGGCCTGTTTCCTGTGGCCGCTGGTCTACCGGGACCTGCCCTCCCCGACGACCGGCTCGCTGCTGCACGCGAACCTGCCGCCGTTCTCGCCGGGACACCTGCTCGGCACCGATCCGCTGGGCAACGACATCGTCGCCCGGCTGCTCTACGGCGGCCGGGTGTCCCTGGAGGTGGGGCTGACCTCCAACCTGATCGGGCTGGTCCTCGGCGGCTCGCTCGGGATGTTCGCGGCGTTCAAGGGCGGGTGGCTGGAGACCCTCACCATGCGCGTGCTGGACATGCTGATCGCGTTCCCGTCCCTGGTGCTGGTGCTGGTCGTCTCGACGTACCTGACGCCGAGCAAGCTCAACGTGATCTGGGCGATCTCGTTCTTCTCCATCCCCACCTTCGCCCGGTTGGCCCGGGCCGCCACCCTCCGACTGCGCGAGCAGGTGTACGTCGTCGCCGCACGGCTGGCCGGCCAGCGGGACGGAACGATCCTGGTCCGGCACATCGCCCCGAACGTGCTGCCGCAACTGCTCACCTACAGCCTGCTCTGGGTCGCCGCCGCGATCACCATCGAGGCGTCGCTCAGCTTCCTCGGCTTCGGCGTACCGGCCTCCGAGCCGAGCTGGGGAATGATGATCTCGCGCGGTCAGGCGTACATCTCCAGCAATCCGGAGCTGGTGCTGATTCCGAGCGCCTGCCTCTTCCTCACCATCGTCTGCCTCAACACCCTGGGCGACGCCCTGCGAGCCCGGACCGGTGCACCATGA
- a CDS encoding ABC transporter ATP-binding protein: protein MTVGNGTSKPILEVRNLVQEFVVRAHGGVRGGVVHAVSDVSFEVRSGETLGVVGETGSGKSTMVRSVLQAPPPKSGEVWFQGVDLTTARKRRDLVAARRQMQAVFQDPYGSLDPKWTVSSIVEEPLAAYRVGDRRQRRARVEEVLDLVGLDPGVFGTRRPAQLSGGQCQRVAIARALTLSPALIVCDEAVSSLDVLSQAQVLNLFERLRTELGLSYLFIAHDLALVKQVSDRVAVMYLGALCEVGPAEEMYRNPLHPYTRALLDSIPSPDPEMPRPRVPAELAAEPPSPLDPPSGCRFRTRCPRAAEICAAEAPPVRTIRPDHAVACHFPLPPASPASSADGSDDAVD from the coding sequence ATGACGGTCGGAAACGGGACCAGCAAGCCGATCCTGGAGGTCCGCAACCTCGTCCAGGAGTTCGTCGTACGGGCCCACGGCGGGGTACGCGGCGGCGTGGTGCACGCCGTCTCCGACGTCTCGTTCGAGGTGCGGTCGGGGGAGACCCTGGGCGTCGTCGGGGAGACCGGCTCCGGCAAGTCGACAATGGTCCGCTCGGTACTCCAGGCGCCACCGCCGAAGTCGGGCGAGGTGTGGTTCCAGGGAGTCGACCTGACCACCGCCCGGAAACGTCGGGACCTGGTCGCCGCCCGCCGACAGATGCAGGCGGTCTTCCAGGACCCGTACGGCTCACTCGATCCGAAGTGGACGGTCTCCTCGATCGTCGAGGAGCCGTTGGCGGCGTACCGGGTCGGCGACCGGCGGCAGCGTCGGGCCCGGGTCGAGGAGGTGCTCGACCTGGTCGGGCTCGACCCGGGCGTCTTCGGCACCCGCAGGCCGGCCCAGCTCTCCGGCGGCCAGTGCCAGCGGGTGGCGATCGCCCGGGCGCTGACCCTCTCGCCCGCGCTGATCGTCTGCGACGAGGCGGTCTCCTCGCTCGACGTGCTGAGCCAGGCCCAGGTGCTCAACCTCTTCGAGCGGCTCCGTACCGAACTGGGCCTGTCGTACCTCTTCATCGCGCACGACCTGGCGCTGGTGAAGCAGGTCAGCGACCGGGTCGCGGTGATGTACCTCGGCGCGCTCTGCGAGGTCGGCCCGGCCGAGGAGATGTACCGGAACCCGCTGCACCCGTACACGAGGGCGCTGCTCGACTCGATTCCGAGCCCGGATCCGGAGATGCCCCGGCCCCGGGTACCCGCTGAACTCGCCGCCGAGCCGCCGTCGCCACTCGATCCGCCGAGCGGCTGCCGGTTCCGTACCCGTTGCCCGCGGGCGGCCGAGATCTGCGCCGCCGAGGCGCCCCCGGTCCGGACCATCCGCCCGGACCACGCCGTGGCCTGCCACTTCCCGCTTCCCCCGGCGTCCCCGGCCTCCTCGGCGGACGGCTCCGACGACGCGGTCGACTAG